A region from the Lysobacter sp. BMK333-48F3 genome encodes:
- a CDS encoding YifB family Mg chelatase-like AAA ATPase, whose amino-acid sequence MNLALVHSRARSGVRAPAVRVEVHLGGGLPSMSIVGLPEAAVREAKDRVRAAIQCARFEFPQRRITVNMAPADLPKDGGRYDLAIALGILAASGQIPLDALAECEFLGELGLTGELRAIDGVLPAALAAAAAGRRLIVPAGNGAEAALASRVEARTGRTLLEVCGHLAGRHSLPLAQALPLLRAPGPDLRDVRGQAQARRALEIAAAGAHHLLLIGPPGCGKTLLASRLPGLLPEASEDEALETAAVASVAGHANGRGLDPARWRERPFRAPHHTASAVALIGGGADPRPGEVSLAHHGVLFLDELPEWERRALEVLREPLESGTVTVSRAARSAEFPARFQLVAAMNPCPCGWAGDSSGRCRCAEEAIRRYRARISGPLLDRIDLHLEVPRLPPSQLRPDQPEGESSACVRERVIAARERQHARAGQPNARLDQAQTETHCRLTPRDQALLERAVEGLQLSARSLHRILRVARTIADLAGSEAIATAHLTEAIGYRRGERGGTASQAA is encoded by the coding sequence ATGAACCTGGCCCTGGTTCACAGCCGCGCCCGCAGCGGCGTGCGCGCGCCCGCGGTGCGGGTCGAGGTGCACCTGGGCGGCGGATTGCCGTCGATGTCGATCGTCGGCCTGCCCGAAGCCGCGGTGCGCGAAGCCAAGGACCGGGTGCGCGCGGCGATCCAGTGCGCGCGCTTCGAATTCCCGCAACGGCGCATCACCGTCAACATGGCGCCGGCCGACCTGCCCAAGGACGGCGGACGCTACGATCTGGCCATCGCGCTCGGCATCCTCGCCGCCAGCGGGCAGATTCCGCTGGATGCGCTGGCCGAATGCGAGTTCCTCGGCGAACTCGGCCTGACCGGCGAACTGCGCGCGATCGACGGCGTGCTGCCGGCCGCGTTGGCCGCCGCCGCAGCGGGACGCCGGCTGATCGTGCCGGCCGGCAACGGCGCCGAAGCCGCGCTGGCCAGCCGGGTCGAGGCGCGCACCGGCCGCACCTTGCTCGAAGTCTGCGGCCACCTCGCGGGCCGGCACAGCCTGCCGTTGGCGCAAGCCCTGCCCCTGCTGCGCGCGCCCGGTCCGGACCTGCGCGATGTGCGCGGCCAGGCGCAGGCGCGTCGCGCCTTGGAGATCGCCGCCGCCGGCGCGCATCACTTGCTGTTGATCGGTCCGCCCGGCTGCGGCAAGACCCTGCTCGCTTCGCGCCTGCCCGGTCTGTTGCCCGAGGCCAGCGAAGACGAAGCGCTGGAAACCGCCGCGGTGGCCTCGGTCGCCGGCCACGCCAACGGCCGCGGACTGGATCCGGCGCGCTGGCGCGAACGTCCGTTCCGCGCCCCGCACCACACCGCCAGCGCGGTCGCGCTGATCGGCGGCGGCGCCGACCCGCGTCCCGGCGAAGTGTCGCTGGCCCACCACGGCGTGCTGTTCCTCGACGAGTTGCCGGAATGGGAACGGCGCGCGCTGGAAGTGCTGCGCGAGCCGTTGGAGTCGGGCACGGTGACGGTCTCGCGCGCGGCGCGCAGCGCCGAGTTTCCGGCCCGATTCCAACTGGTCGCGGCGATGAACCCCTGCCCCTGCGGCTGGGCCGGCGACAGCAGCGGCCGCTGCCGCTGCGCCGAAGAAGCGATCCGCCGCTACCGCGCGCGCATCTCCGGGCCGTTGCTCGACCGCATCGACCTGCACCTGGAGGTGCCGCGCCTGCCGCCTTCGCAACTGCGCCCGGACCAGCCCGAAGGCGAGTCCAGCGCCTGCGTGCGCGAGCGCGTGATCGCCGCGCGCGAACGCCAGCACGCGCGCGCCGGCCAGCCCAATGCCCGCCTCGACCAGGCCCAGACCGAAACCCATTGCCGCCTCACCCCGCGCGACCAGGCCCTGCTCGAACGCGCGGTCGAAGGCCTGCAACTGTCGGCGCGCTCGCTGCACCGGATCCTGCGCGTGGCCCGCACCATCGCCGACCTGGCCGGCAGCGAAGCCATCGCCACCGCGCACCTGACTGAGGCGATCGGCTACCGGCGCGGCGAACGCGGCGGCACGGCTTCGCAGGCGGCCTAG
- a CDS encoding accessory factor UbiK family protein: MIDLNAIDDLARRLSSLVPPGLRESREELQQNFKSVLQTGLSKLDLVTREEFEVQRAVLLRTREKLEELQRTVAELEAQLDNASTPQH, translated from the coding sequence ATGATCGATCTGAACGCCATCGACGACCTCGCCCGCCGCCTCAGCTCCCTGGTTCCGCCAGGCTTGCGCGAAAGCCGCGAGGAACTGCAACAGAACTTCAAGTCGGTGCTGCAGACCGGCCTGTCCAAGCTCGACCTGGTCACCCGCGAGGAATTCGAAGTCCAGCGCGCGGTGCTGCTGCGCACCCGCGAGAAACTCGAAGAACTGCAGCGCACCGTCGCCGAACTCGAAGCCCAGCTCGACAACGCATCCACGCCGCAGCACTGA
- a CDS encoding P-II family nitrogen regulator produces MKMVMAVIKPFKLDDVREALAEAGVAGITATEVKGFGRQKGHTELYRGAEYVVDFLPKIKLEVAITDDQVETVVEAIMKAAGTGKIGDGKIFVWDLERAVRIRTGELDGDAL; encoded by the coding sequence ATGAAGATGGTCATGGCGGTGATCAAGCCGTTCAAGCTCGACGACGTGCGCGAGGCGCTGGCCGAAGCCGGCGTGGCCGGGATCACCGCGACCGAGGTCAAGGGCTTCGGCCGCCAGAAGGGCCATACCGAGCTCTACCGCGGCGCCGAGTACGTGGTCGACTTCCTGCCCAAGATCAAGCTCGAGGTCGCGATCACCGACGATCAGGTCGAGACCGTGGTCGAGGCGATCATGAAAGCCGCCGGCACCGGCAAGATCGGCGACGGCAAGATCTTCGTCTGGGACCTGGAGCGCGCGGTGCGCATCCGCACCGGCGAGCTGGACGGCGACGCGCTGTAA
- a CDS encoding LysR substrate-binding domain-containing protein, translating to MNLHLLRVFLTVVEQQGFSRAAEVLFVSQSAVSKAVRELEHQLDLPLIERSGGDAKAVRGVRLTEHGRAVFEHARAIFALERIAIEDVRDRVELRQGRLRIGASTTIAGYWLPQRIGPFVRRHPGLAFELMVGNTEEVSRAVIDCAVDLGFVEGRVEDPRIESTLWRSEPLRLIAASGSALGARRRPSLQELARQTWLLREPGSGTRQVAESLFAAHAIAPARVIEIGSNEAIARAVAAGAGIALLPETVVADLATMRRVRTIGFGAEGDGIDAAEQTLSRPLYRLELLNRPRAPALQAFLEHERED from the coding sequence ATGAACCTGCACCTGCTGCGCGTATTCCTGACCGTGGTCGAGCAGCAAGGCTTCTCGCGCGCCGCCGAAGTCTTGTTCGTCAGCCAGTCGGCGGTGTCCAAGGCGGTGCGCGAGCTGGAGCACCAGCTCGACCTGCCGCTGATCGAACGCAGCGGCGGCGACGCCAAAGCGGTGCGCGGAGTGCGCCTGACCGAGCACGGTCGGGCGGTGTTCGAGCATGCGCGGGCGATCTTCGCCCTGGAGCGGATCGCGATCGAAGACGTGCGCGACCGGGTCGAACTGCGCCAGGGCCGGCTGCGCATCGGCGCCAGCACCACGATCGCCGGCTATTGGCTGCCGCAACGGATCGGGCCGTTCGTGCGCCGCCACCCCGGGCTGGCGTTCGAGCTGATGGTCGGCAACACCGAGGAAGTCAGCCGCGCGGTGATCGACTGCGCGGTCGACCTGGGCTTCGTCGAAGGCCGGGTCGAGGATCCGCGCATCGAGTCGACCCTGTGGCGCAGCGAGCCGCTGCGCCTGATCGCCGCCTCCGGCAGCGCGCTCGGCGCCCGCCGCCGGCCGTCGCTGCAGGAACTGGCCCGCCAGACCTGGCTGTTGCGCGAACCCGGCTCGGGCACGCGCCAGGTCGCCGAGTCGCTGTTCGCCGCGCACGCCATCGCCCCGGCGCGGGTGATCGAGATCGGCAGCAACGAAGCGATCGCGCGCGCGGTCGCCGCCGGCGCCGGCATCGCCTTGCTCCCGGAAACCGTGGTCGCCGACCTGGCGACGATGCGCCGGGTACGCACGATAGGCTTCGGCGCCGAGGGCGACGGCATCGACGCCGCGGAGCAGACGCTGAGCCGCCCCCTGTACCGGCTGGAACTGCTCAACCGCCCGCGCGCGCCGGCGCTGCAGGCCTTCCTCGAACACGAGCGCGAAGACTGA
- a CDS encoding YeiH family protein, producing MALTAAIAAAAMGLASLPALQGLGLSALTLAIVLGIAAGNTFFPALAPATGSGVDFCKARLLRLGIVLYGFRVTFQEIAGVGWAGLAIDAVVVASVFGLATWLGTRWLKLDRETSMLIGAGSAICGAAAVMATEPVVRAQAHKVSVAVATVVVFGTVGMFVYPWLYPYLGLSEHAYGVYAGSTIHEVAQVVVAGRAVGETAASAAVIEKMLRVMLLAPFLLLLSSRIGMADGGSRASKIVIPWFALGFVAVSGLNSLHLLPTTVKAAIVQLDTVLLAMAMAALGLRTHVGAIKQAGAKPMLLAAILFGVLTLGGYALNVGAAKLFGG from the coding sequence CTGGCGTTGACCGCGGCGATCGCCGCCGCGGCGATGGGCCTGGCCAGCCTGCCGGCCCTGCAGGGGCTGGGCCTGAGCGCGCTGACCCTGGCCATCGTGCTCGGCATCGCCGCCGGCAACACCTTCTTCCCGGCGCTGGCCCCGGCCACCGGCAGCGGCGTGGACTTCTGCAAGGCGCGGCTGTTGCGGCTGGGCATCGTCCTGTACGGCTTCCGGGTCACCTTCCAGGAAATCGCCGGGGTCGGCTGGGCCGGGTTGGCGATCGACGCGGTGGTGGTGGCGAGCGTGTTCGGTCTGGCGACCTGGCTGGGCACGCGCTGGCTCAAGCTCGACCGCGAGACTTCGATGTTGATCGGCGCCGGCAGCGCGATCTGCGGCGCGGCGGCGGTGATGGCGACCGAGCCGGTGGTGCGCGCGCAGGCGCACAAGGTGTCGGTCGCAGTGGCGACGGTGGTGGTGTTCGGCACCGTCGGCATGTTCGTGTACCCGTGGCTGTATCCGTACCTGGGCCTGAGCGAGCACGCCTACGGCGTCTACGCCGGTTCGACCATCCACGAAGTCGCCCAGGTGGTGGTGGCGGGGCGCGCGGTCGGCGAGACCGCGGCCTCGGCGGCGGTGATCGAGAAGATGCTGCGGGTGATGCTGCTGGCGCCGTTCCTGTTGCTGCTGTCCTCGCGCATCGGCATGGCGGACGGCGGCTCGCGCGCCTCGAAAATCGTGATCCCGTGGTTCGCGCTCGGCTTCGTCGCGGTCAGCGGCTTGAACTCGCTGCATCTGCTGCCGACCACGGTCAAGGCGGCGATCGTGCAGCTCGACACCGTGCTGCTGGCGATGGCGATGGCGGCGCTGGGCCTGCGCACCCATGTCGGTGCGATCAAGCAAGCCGGCGCCAAGCCGATGCTGCTGGCGGCGATCCTGTTCGGCGTGCTGACCTTGGGCGGGTATGCGCTCAATGTCGGCGCGGCGAAGCTGTTCGGCGGCTGA
- the speE gene encoding polyamine aminopropyltransferase, with protein MSSNTSWHYENFDPTGSSIGYRITRKLDEVQSPFQKIEIYETTDWGNLMLIDGAVMLTTRDNFLYHEMMSHPALFTHRAPKNVVIIGGGDCGTLREVLKHDGVEEAVQCDIDEQVTRMAEKWFPELCDRNDDPRAQLLFDDGIAYMANRPANSVDLIVVDSTDPVGPAEGLFNKAFYDSCFRALREDGILVQQSESPLMLLKLIQEMRTEMGKAGFQTFKTLPFPQPCYPTGWWSCTLARKSGGFEFRQADAQAKGFATKYYNAGIHQGALSTPAFVAEALGE; from the coding sequence ATGAGCAGCAACACCTCCTGGCACTACGAAAACTTCGACCCGACCGGCTCGTCGATCGGCTATCGGATCACCCGCAAGCTCGACGAGGTGCAGTCGCCGTTCCAGAAGATCGAGATCTACGAGACGACCGACTGGGGCAACCTGATGCTGATCGACGGTGCGGTCATGCTGACCACCCGCGACAACTTCCTCTATCACGAGATGATGTCGCACCCGGCGCTGTTCACCCATCGCGCGCCGAAGAACGTGGTCATCATCGGCGGCGGCGACTGCGGCACCCTGCGCGAAGTGCTCAAGCACGACGGCGTCGAAGAGGCGGTGCAGTGCGACATCGACGAGCAGGTCACGCGCATGGCCGAGAAGTGGTTCCCGGAACTGTGCGACCGCAACGACGACCCGCGCGCGCAGTTGCTGTTCGACGACGGCATTGCCTACATGGCCAACCGCCCGGCCAACAGCGTCGACCTCATCGTGGTCGACTCCACCGACCCGGTCGGCCCGGCCGAAGGCCTGTTCAACAAGGCGTTCTACGACAGCTGCTTCCGCGCCCTGCGCGAGGACGGCATCCTGGTCCAGCAGTCCGAATCGCCGCTGATGCTGCTCAAGCTGATCCAGGAAATGCGCACCGAGATGGGCAAGGCCGGCTTCCAGACCTTCAAGACCCTGCCGTTCCCGCAGCCGTGCTACCCGACCGGCTGGTGGAGCTGCACCCTGGCGCGCAAGAGCGGAGGCTTCGAGTTCCGCCAGGCCGACGCGCAGGCCAAGGGCTTCGCCACCAAGTACTACAACGCCGGCATCCACCAGGGCGCGCTGTCGACCCCGGCCTTCGTCGCCGAAGCGCTGGGCGAATAA
- the speA gene encoding arginine decarboxylase, translating into MSDWSLDQARKTYSIPHWSEGYFDIDGAGRIVVKPRGERGPTVVLPEVVDAARAAGAKLPVLVRFPDILGDRLGKLQAAFAQAMRDWDYAGGYTAVYPIKVNQHQGVAGTLASHAGEGFGLEAGSKPELMAVLALSRPGGLIVCNGYKDREYIRLALIGRKLGMETYIVVEKPSELALVFEEAKALGVKPGLGVRMRLASLGAGKWQNSGGDKAKFGLSPRQVLDLWKQLRDNGLQDCLGLLHFHMGSQISNVRDIANGMREATRYFVELSKLGAKVRYMDVGGGLGIDYEGTRSRSYCSINYGVNQYASNIVQPLAEACQEYGLAPPRLVTECGRAMTAHHAVLVANVSEIEEAPEGRVPPAHDDEPAVIRHLREIHDELDQRPAVELFHEAQHHHGEGLSLYALGQIDLTHRARIDDLFYAIAHAVRARLDGGEKSHRDLLDELNERLVDKYFVNFSVFESMPDVWAIDQVFPIAPIERLGEAPDRRGVIADLTCDSDGKIDTYVESEGLDSSLPLHALKPGESYRLGFFLVGAYQEILGDIHNLFGDTDAVEVRVDGDGYRLAQQRRGDTTDVMLDYVGYKLADLRAAYRAKVAAANLPAEEAQRLDQALEAGLTGYTYLDDAPLA; encoded by the coding sequence ATGTCCGACTGGTCGCTCGATCAGGCCCGCAAGACCTATTCGATTCCGCATTGGTCCGAGGGTTATTTCGACATCGACGGCGCCGGCCGCATCGTGGTCAAGCCGCGCGGCGAGCGCGGCCCGACCGTGGTCCTGCCCGAGGTGGTCGACGCGGCGCGCGCCGCCGGCGCCAAGCTGCCGGTGCTGGTGCGCTTTCCCGACATCCTAGGCGACCGCCTGGGCAAGCTGCAGGCCGCGTTCGCCCAGGCCATGCGCGATTGGGACTACGCCGGCGGCTACACCGCGGTCTACCCGATCAAGGTCAACCAGCACCAGGGCGTGGCCGGCACCCTGGCCTCGCACGCCGGCGAAGGCTTCGGCCTGGAAGCGGGCAGCAAGCCCGAGCTGATGGCGGTGCTGGCGCTGAGCCGGCCGGGCGGGCTGATCGTCTGCAACGGCTACAAGGACCGCGAGTACATTCGCCTGGCCCTGATCGGGCGCAAGCTGGGCATGGAGACCTATATCGTGGTCGAAAAGCCGTCCGAGCTGGCGCTGGTGTTCGAGGAAGCCAAGGCCCTGGGGGTGAAGCCCGGCCTGGGCGTGCGCATGCGCCTGGCCTCGCTCGGCGCCGGCAAGTGGCAGAACAGCGGCGGCGACAAGGCCAAGTTCGGCCTCAGCCCGCGCCAGGTGCTGGACCTGTGGAAGCAGTTGCGCGACAACGGCCTGCAGGACTGCCTGGGCCTGCTGCATTTCCACATGGGCTCGCAGATCTCCAACGTGCGCGACATCGCCAACGGCATGCGCGAGGCGACCCGCTATTTCGTCGAACTGTCCAAGCTCGGCGCCAAGGTGCGCTACATGGACGTCGGCGGCGGTCTGGGCATCGATTACGAAGGCACCCGCTCGCGCAGCTATTGCTCGATCAACTACGGCGTCAACCAGTACGCCTCCAATATCGTCCAGCCGCTGGCCGAAGCCTGCCAGGAATACGGCCTGGCGCCGCCGCGCCTGGTCACCGAGTGCGGCCGGGCGATGACCGCGCACCACGCGGTGCTGGTCGCCAACGTCTCGGAGATCGAGGAAGCGCCCGAAGGCCGGGTGCCGCCGGCGCACGACGACGAGCCGGCGGTGATCCGCCACCTGCGCGAGATCCACGACGAACTCGACCAGCGCCCGGCGGTGGAGCTGTTCCACGAAGCCCAGCACCACCACGGCGAAGGCCTGTCGCTGTACGCGTTGGGCCAGATCGACCTGACCCATCGCGCGCGCATCGACGATCTGTTCTACGCCATCGCCCATGCGGTGCGGGCGCGCCTGGACGGCGGCGAGAAGAGCCACCGCGACCTGCTCGACGAACTCAACGAGCGCCTGGTCGACAAGTACTTCGTCAATTTCAGCGTGTTCGAGTCGATGCCGGACGTATGGGCGATCGACCAGGTGTTCCCGATCGCGCCGATCGAACGCCTAGGCGAGGCGCCGGACCGGCGCGGCGTGATCGCCGACCTGACCTGCGACTCCGACGGCAAGATCGACACCTACGTCGAGAGCGAAGGCCTGGACAGCTCGCTGCCGCTGCACGCGCTCAAGCCGGGCGAAAGCTACCGGCTCGGCTTCTTCCTGGTCGGCGCCTACCAGGAGATCCTCGGCGACATCCACAACCTGTTCGGCGACACCGACGCGGTGGAAGTGCGCGTCGACGGCGACGGCTACCGGCTGGCGCAGCAGCGCCGCGGCGACACCACCGACGTCATGCTCGATTACGTCGGCTACAAGCTCGCCGACCTGCGCGCCGCCTACCGGGCCAAGGTCGCGGCGGCGAACCTGCCGGCCGAGGAAGCGCAGCGCCTGGACCAGGCGCTGGAAGCGGGCCTGACCGGCTACACCTATCTCGACGACGCGCCGTTGGCCTGA
- a CDS encoding YciI family protein: MNRYLVMAMRLPQFDTGQIGPHRDFLDDLRRQGRLELAGGFSDKSGGAYVLRASDIDEARVLAFTDPLHLTGSSRVDVFEWQAA, from the coding sequence ATGAACCGCTACCTGGTCATGGCCATGCGCCTGCCGCAGTTCGACACCGGGCAGATCGGCCCGCATCGCGACTTCCTCGACGATCTGCGCCGGCAGGGCCGGCTGGAACTGGCCGGCGGCTTTTCCGACAAGAGCGGCGGCGCCTATGTGCTGCGCGCCAGCGACATCGACGAGGCGCGGGTGCTGGCCTTCACCGACCCGCTGCATCTGACCGGCTCCTCGAGGGTCGACGTGTTCGAGTGGCAGGCGGCCTGA
- a CDS encoding NAD(P)-dependent oxidoreductase, with amino-acid sequence MQRKRPQGQKVEMKAGVIGLGAMGAPMARHVHGKGVLTAVGNRTQAKADALAAELEVRAARSAANFADCDVVVLCVSLDADVLENVSALAEVLKPGAIVVDHSTVSVETARRAASLLAVHDIGFLDAPVSGGAEGARNGKLSIMVGGDPAKLERVSEVIGAYAARITHMGETGAGQATKAVNQVLVAGINEAVCEGLALGEKLGLDAQRLLPTLMAGAAGNWFLEKRGETMLRSEFAPGFKCLHMLKDLRIVHGMARDSGVRTNTIEQALADYAELIERGYGEADTSALIALKRG; translated from the coding sequence TTGCAACGTAAACGCCCGCAGGGGCAGAAGGTCGAAATGAAAGCAGGGGTGATCGGTCTGGGAGCGATGGGTGCGCCGATGGCGCGGCACGTCCACGGCAAGGGCGTGCTGACCGCGGTCGGCAATCGGACGCAGGCCAAGGCCGACGCCTTGGCGGCCGAACTGGAGGTGCGCGCGGCGCGCTCGGCGGCCAACTTCGCCGATTGCGACGTGGTGGTGCTGTGCGTGTCGCTCGATGCCGACGTGCTGGAGAACGTCAGCGCGCTGGCCGAGGTGCTCAAGCCCGGCGCGATCGTGGTCGACCACTCGACCGTGTCGGTGGAGACCGCGCGCCGCGCGGCGTCGCTGCTGGCGGTGCACGACATCGGCTTCCTCGACGCGCCGGTGTCCGGCGGCGCCGAGGGCGCGCGCAACGGCAAGCTGTCGATCATGGTCGGCGGCGATCCGGCCAAGCTCGAGCGGGTCAGCGAGGTGATCGGCGCCTATGCCGCGCGCATCACCCATATGGGCGAGACCGGCGCCGGCCAGGCGACCAAGGCGGTCAACCAGGTGCTGGTGGCCGGAATCAACGAAGCGGTGTGCGAAGGCCTGGCGCTGGGCGAGAAGCTGGGCCTGGACGCGCAGCGGCTGCTGCCGACCCTGATGGCCGGCGCGGCCGGCAACTGGTTCCTGGAAAAGCGCGGCGAGACCATGCTGCGCAGCGAGTTCGCGCCGGGCTTCAAGTGCCTGCACATGCTCAAGGACCTGCGCATCGTCCACGGCATGGCCCGCGACAGCGGCGTGCGCACCAACACCATCGAGCAGGCGCTGGCCGATTACGCCGAGCTGATCGAGCGCGGCTACGGCGAGGCCGATACCTCGGCGCTGATCGCCCTCAAGCGCGGCTGA
- a CDS encoding SPOR domain-containing protein, protein MAARRGKSQAKRNHQSNESLPGWAWGVLGLLLGVVLILVAPKFLKSEGDGFFRPQPNPDAQPAAVSADEESVAPEGDAPSRPAGERAQPAKGEAKNADAKDATDYDFYTLLPGKEVEMSDAELAATEAAEEQRRANQRRANQAATTQIAANGQAAPATATTPSRPLPASVASATPTTAQPAQNAPATASLPKPVDTIAPPPARPAAAQVATATPTATAPKPPAVSASQGASAKPDAALAAIDDKTRYLLQAGAFQASGQAEEMKAKIAMLGLGARVESAQIGGKTVYRVRMGPYGTAGDLAEAKRKLADGGLPGMAIKVQ, encoded by the coding sequence GTGGCAGCACGACGCGGAAAGTCCCAGGCCAAGCGCAACCACCAGAGCAACGAGAGCCTGCCCGGTTGGGCCTGGGGAGTGCTCGGGCTGCTGCTGGGCGTGGTGTTGATCCTGGTCGCGCCGAAGTTCCTCAAGTCCGAAGGCGACGGTTTCTTCCGTCCCCAGCCCAACCCCGACGCGCAGCCGGCGGCGGTGTCCGCCGACGAGGAATCGGTCGCGCCGGAAGGCGACGCGCCGTCTCGGCCGGCCGGCGAGCGCGCCCAGCCCGCCAAGGGCGAGGCGAAGAACGCCGACGCCAAGGACGCCACCGACTACGACTTCTACACCCTGCTGCCGGGCAAGGAAGTCGAGATGAGCGACGCCGAGCTGGCCGCGACCGAGGCCGCCGAGGAACAACGCCGCGCCAACCAGCGCCGCGCCAACCAGGCCGCGACGACCCAGATCGCGGCGAACGGACAGGCCGCGCCGGCGACGGCGACCACGCCGTCGCGTCCGCTGCCGGCGTCGGTCGCGTCCGCGACGCCGACCACCGCCCAACCGGCCCAGAACGCGCCGGCGACGGCGAGCCTGCCCAAGCCGGTCGACACCATCGCCCCGCCGCCGGCGCGGCCCGCCGCCGCCCAGGTCGCCACGGCCACGCCCACCGCAACGGCGCCGAAGCCGCCGGCGGTGTCGGCCAGCCAGGGCGCGTCGGCCAAGCCGGACGCCGCGCTCGCCGCGATCGACGACAAGACCCGCTATCTGCTCCAGGCCGGCGCCTTCCAGGCGTCCGGCCAGGCCGAAGAGATGAAGGCCAAGATCGCCATGCTCGGTCTCGGCGCGCGGGTCGAGTCGGCGCAGATCGGCGGCAAGACCGTGTACCGCGTGCGCATGGGCCCCTACGGCACCGCCGGCGACCTGGCCGAAGCCAAACGCAAGCTCGCCGACGGCGGCCTGCCGGGGATGGCCATCAAGGTCCAGTAA
- the argS gene encoding arginine--tRNA ligase, whose translation MKATLQALVAQAIDALRSAGTLPADLPAPDFVIERPKTRAQGDFSTNAAMLLAKPARANPREIAQKLVDALPASADIARVEIAGPGFINFHIDESAWRRQLGEVFADGAGYGRNASGGGRRAGVEFVSANPTGPLHVGHGRAGVIGDCIARVLDANGWSVAREYYYNDAGVQINNLAVSTQLRARGFKPGDEAWPESAYNGDYIADVARAYLDRATVEFENHAVTGKGDIDDLDAIRQFAVAYLRREQNEDLAAFGVGFDVYFLESSLYEQDKVEETVRELVAHGHTYEEGGALWLRSTDFGDDKDRVMRKSDGTYTYFVPDVAYHLSKWQRGYQRAITELGSDHHGSLARVRAGLQALDQGIPQGWPEYVLHQMVTVMRGGEEVKLSKRAGSYLTLRDLIDEAGRDAVRWFLVARKPDSQLTFDIDLARSQSLDNPVYYVQVSHARMCGLMRQLGERGLSYDQADGLAQPLDLNDAAAHELVVTLLRYRDVVAAAGRDLEPHQIAAYLLELAQTFQTYYNDHQFLVDDARQRHARLVLAMATKQILANGLELLGVQAPEVM comes from the coding sequence GTGAAAGCCACCCTTCAAGCGCTCGTCGCGCAGGCCATCGACGCCCTGCGCTCCGCCGGCACCCTGCCGGCCGATCTGCCTGCGCCCGATTTCGTCATCGAGCGTCCCAAGACCCGCGCCCAGGGCGACTTCTCCACCAACGCCGCGATGCTGCTGGCCAAGCCGGCGCGGGCCAACCCGCGCGAGATCGCGCAGAAGCTGGTCGACGCGCTGCCCGCCAGCGCCGACATCGCCCGGGTCGAGATCGCCGGGCCGGGCTTCATCAACTTCCACATCGACGAATCCGCCTGGCGCCGCCAGCTCGGCGAGGTGTTCGCCGACGGCGCCGGCTACGGCCGCAACGCCAGCGGCGGCGGCCGCCGCGCCGGGGTCGAGTTCGTCTCCGCCAACCCGACCGGCCCGCTGCACGTCGGCCACGGCCGCGCCGGCGTGATCGGCGACTGCATCGCCCGAGTGCTCGACGCCAACGGCTGGAGCGTGGCGCGCGAGTACTACTACAACGACGCCGGCGTGCAGATCAACAATCTGGCGGTCTCGACCCAACTGCGCGCGCGCGGCTTCAAGCCCGGCGACGAAGCCTGGCCGGAATCGGCCTACAACGGCGACTACATCGCCGACGTCGCCCGCGCCTACCTCGATCGCGCCACGGTCGAGTTCGAGAACCACGCCGTCACCGGCAAGGGCGACATCGACGACCTCGACGCGATCCGCCAGTTCGCCGTGGCCTACCTGCGCCGCGAGCAGAACGAGGACCTGGCCGCGTTCGGAGTCGGCTTCGACGTCTACTTCCTGGAAAGCTCGCTGTACGAGCAGGACAAGGTCGAGGAAACCGTGCGCGAGTTGGTCGCGCACGGCCACACCTACGAGGAAGGCGGCGCGCTGTGGCTGCGCAGCACCGACTTCGGCGACGACAAAGACCGGGTGATGCGCAAGTCCGACGGCACCTACACCTACTTCGTCCCGGACGTCGCCTACCACCTGAGCAAGTGGCAGCGCGGTTACCAGCGCGCGATCACCGAGCTGGGTTCGGACCACCACGGCAGCCTGGCCCGCGTGCGTGCGGGCCTGCAGGCGCTGGACCAGGGCATCCCGCAGGGCTGGCCGGAGTACGTGCTGCACCAGATGGTCACGGTGATGCGCGGCGGCGAGGAAGTGAAACTGTCCAAGCGCGCCGGCAGCTACCTGACCCTGCGCGACCTGATCGACGAAGCCGGCCGCGATGCGGTGCGCTGGTTCCTGGTCGCGCGCAAGCCCGATTCGCAGCTGACCTTCGACATCGACCTGGCGCGCTCGCAATCGCTCGACAACCCGGTCTACTACGTGCAGGTCTCGCATGCGCGCATGTGCGGCCTGATGCGCCAGCTGGGCGAGCGCGGCCTCAGCTACGACCAGGCCGACGGCCTGGCCCAGCCGCTGGACCTGAACGACGCCGCCGCGCACGAGTTGGTGGTCACCCTGCTGCGCTATCGCGACGTGGTCGCCGCCGCCGGACGCGACCTGGAACCGCACCAGATCGCCGCTTATCTGCTGGAATTGGCGCAGACCTTCCAGACGTATTACAACGATCACCAGTTCCTGGTCGACGATGCCCGCCAACGCCATGCGCGCCTGGTCCTGGCGATGGCGACCAAGCAGATCCTGGCGAACGGTCTCGAGCTATTGGGGGTCCAGGCCCCGGAGGTGATGTAA